A portion of the Rhodanobacter sp. AS-Z3 genome contains these proteins:
- a CDS encoding efflux RND transporter periplasmic adaptor subunit has translation MSWKKIVLVLAALLAVALAVHFGRGASHDTGKARSPEAVPVEVATATQGDVELSLKLVGRVEAWSTVTLRARVSGQLQSLSFTPGARVHKGSVLAQLDPSLLKAQLDQARGNVARDQALLQKAEADQRRYADMLTKGFVSKADYDLYKANLAVARASLQTDRAAQELAQTQLGYTRIVAPFDGMAGAPLVWPGAQISADTTDLVVLNQVEPVRVAFNIPQDSLPAVRIARQQGPLTVQATISGDQGKPLAGLLDFIDNAVDANTGTIVLKARFDNAEHRLTPGQFVQVSLPTTRLVNAVSVPVHALQSSSNGNFVFVVGSGNKVQQRYVTTGPTSAGRTVIDKGLAGGEQVVVEGQMLLADGSTVSVKQG, from the coding sequence ATGTCCTGGAAGAAAATTGTCCTCGTGCTGGCTGCGTTGCTGGCCGTCGCTCTTGCTGTTCATTTCGGACGTGGTGCGAGTCACGATACCGGCAAGGCGCGCTCGCCCGAAGCAGTGCCGGTAGAGGTTGCAACAGCCACTCAGGGTGACGTCGAGCTGTCGCTGAAACTGGTGGGGCGCGTCGAGGCCTGGTCCACCGTGACCTTGCGCGCGCGCGTGTCCGGCCAGTTGCAATCCCTGTCGTTCACACCCGGCGCGCGGGTACACAAGGGCAGTGTGCTGGCGCAGCTCGACCCGAGCCTGCTGAAGGCGCAACTGGATCAGGCACGCGGCAACGTCGCGCGTGACCAGGCCTTGCTGCAGAAGGCCGAAGCCGACCAGCGACGTTACGCCGACATGCTGACCAAGGGTTTCGTCTCGAAGGCTGATTACGATCTTTACAAGGCCAACCTTGCCGTGGCCAGAGCCAGCCTGCAGACCGATCGTGCCGCACAGGAGCTGGCGCAAACCCAGCTCGGTTACACGCGAATCGTGGCCCCGTTCGACGGCATGGCCGGTGCCCCACTGGTCTGGCCCGGTGCGCAGATCAGCGCCGATACCACCGACCTCGTGGTCTTGAACCAGGTCGAGCCGGTACGCGTCGCCTTCAATATCCCGCAGGACAGCCTGCCCGCCGTGCGTATCGCGCGACAGCAGGGGCCGCTCACCGTACAGGCAACGATTTCCGGTGATCAAGGCAAGCCGTTGGCCGGCTTGCTGGATTTCATCGACAACGCGGTGGATGCCAATACCGGCACGATCGTGCTGAAGGCGCGTTTCGACAACGCCGAGCATCGACTGACCCCTGGCCAGTTCGTGCAGGTAAGCCTGCCCACCACACGGCTGGTCAACGCTGTCAGCGTGCCGGTTCATGCACTGCAGAGCTCCAGCAATGGCAACTTCGTGTTTGTGGTTGGTTCCGGCAACAAGGTGCAGCAACGCTATGTCACGACCGGACCGACCAGCGCAGGGCGCACGGTGATCGACAAGGGGCTGGCTGGCGGCGAGCAAGTCGTGGTTGAGGGCCAGATGCTGCTGGCGGATGGCAGTACTGTTTCCGTCAAGCAGGGCTGA
- a CDS encoding efflux RND transporter permease subunit → MTIPELCIRRPVMTTLLMTALLVFGVVAYPQLPVNELPNVDFPTISISASLPGASPETMASAVATPLEGKLSTIAGISSMSSTSALGSTSITLTFELDRNIDAAAQDVQSAISSALRQLPKEMSTPPTFRKVNPADAAILYLAMSSNTLPLTQVDEYAETELAQQLSMVDGVAQVSVYGSQKYAVRISVDPSRLAAAGIGIDQVQKAIADANVNQSTGSLYGKRQQLPIRSDGQLQRAAAYNDVVVAWRNGAPVHVGDIGKARDSVQDDQRASSYNGTKSIVLAIQRQPGANTVATVDRIKAVLPSFRTSLPPSVKLETLYDRSQSIRASVDDVQFTLLLAGALVVFVIYLFLGSLSATLIPAVALPISVLGTFGVMHALGYSLDNLSLLALTLAVGFVVDDAIVMLENIVRHMEAGVPPYEASLLGSREVGFTIFSMTLSLIAVFIPVMFMGGIVGRLFHEFAVVISVAILISGIVAITLTPMLCSRFVKAHGAEKKNWLIAGFDRGFSAVQRGYASSLRWCMDRPRLVLAGFGLSLLATALLFYVTPKDFIPAGDNGQLRVNTEGPQDVSFDGMLGRQQQLVDIVAKDPNIAGYMSTVGAGGARSTVNNGSILMLLKPASERKLDPEGIIRELRPKLATVPGIRSYIQNQPAIQIGGRQSKAQYQYTLQSVNLDQLYEWSGKVTRAFAALPGFEDVTNDLDLNSPSIVVKVDRAKLAPLGLTMAQVQTALGIGFGENQISTIYGSATQYWVIFQVERKLQDDPSVLSQLYVTSNNGGLVPLSAVASFEREAQALTVNHQGQLPAVTVSFNLASGVSLSDAVASISGAMNSMGLPATISGSVQGTAQAFQQSLQGMGMLLLLAVFVIYLVLGILYESFIHPLTILSGLPAAAVGALLTLVIFHASLDLFAFVGIVMLIGIVKKNAIMLIDFALERQRVEGMPPAQAIFEACRVRFRPIMMTSMAAMAGTLPIALGIGAGAEVRRSLGLAVVGGLIFSQILTLYLTPVIYLGMDQLQQRFARKPRVDAAGLSGGEH, encoded by the coding sequence ATGACTATCCCGGAGCTGTGCATTCGCCGACCGGTGATGACGACCTTGTTGATGACGGCGCTGCTGGTATTCGGCGTGGTCGCCTACCCACAGCTTCCCGTGAACGAGCTGCCGAACGTCGACTTCCCTACCATCAGCATCAGTGCCAGCCTGCCGGGCGCTTCGCCGGAAACGATGGCCTCGGCAGTAGCCACGCCACTGGAAGGCAAGTTGTCGACCATCGCCGGAATCAGCTCGATGAGTTCGACCAGCGCGCTGGGCTCCACTTCGATCACGCTGACCTTCGAGCTGGATCGCAACATCGATGCGGCCGCGCAGGACGTGCAGTCGGCGATTTCCTCGGCCTTGCGTCAGTTGCCGAAGGAGATGAGCACGCCGCCCACGTTCCGCAAGGTCAATCCGGCGGATGCGGCGATTCTGTATTTGGCGATGAGCTCGAACACCTTGCCGTTGACCCAGGTGGACGAATACGCCGAAACGGAGCTGGCGCAGCAGTTGTCGATGGTTGATGGCGTGGCTCAGGTCAGCGTTTATGGCTCACAGAAATACGCCGTACGCATCAGCGTGGACCCGAGCCGGCTGGCGGCTGCCGGCATCGGCATCGATCAGGTGCAGAAGGCGATTGCCGACGCCAACGTCAACCAATCCACCGGATCGTTGTACGGTAAACGTCAGCAACTGCCGATCCGCAGCGATGGCCAGTTGCAGCGTGCCGCCGCCTACAACGATGTGGTGGTGGCCTGGCGCAACGGCGCCCCGGTGCATGTGGGCGACATCGGCAAGGCGCGCGACAGCGTGCAGGACGACCAGCGTGCCAGTTCGTACAACGGCACCAAGTCGATCGTGCTGGCGATCCAGCGCCAGCCCGGTGCGAACACCGTGGCGACCGTGGATCGAATCAAGGCGGTGCTGCCGAGTTTCCGCACCAGCCTGCCTCCCTCGGTGAAGCTGGAAACGCTGTACGACCGTTCGCAGTCGATCCGTGCCTCAGTCGACGATGTGCAGTTCACCTTGCTGTTGGCCGGTGCGCTGGTGGTGTTCGTGATCTATCTGTTCCTCGGCAGTCTTTCCGCCACGCTGATTCCGGCGGTGGCGTTGCCGATCTCGGTGCTGGGTACGTTTGGTGTGATGCATGCACTGGGCTACAGCCTCGACAATCTTTCGCTGCTGGCGCTGACTCTCGCGGTTGGTTTTGTGGTGGACGATGCGATCGTGATGCTGGAAAACATCGTGCGTCACATGGAAGCCGGCGTGCCGCCATACGAAGCTTCGCTGCTGGGCTCGCGCGAAGTCGGCTTCACCATTTTTTCGATGACGTTGTCGTTGATCGCCGTGTTCATCCCGGTGATGTTCATGGGTGGCATTGTGGGCCGCCTGTTTCACGAGTTCGCGGTGGTGATCAGCGTGGCGATCCTGATTTCCGGCATCGTGGCGATCACCTTGACGCCGATGCTGTGCAGTCGCTTCGTCAAGGCTCACGGTGCCGAGAAGAAGAACTGGCTGATCGCCGGTTTCGACCGCGGTTTCAGCGCGGTGCAGCGTGGCTACGCCAGCAGCTTGCGTTGGTGCATGGATCGCCCGCGTCTGGTGCTGGCCGGATTTGGCCTGAGCCTGCTGGCCACCGCGTTGCTGTTCTACGTGACTCCGAAGGATTTCATTCCGGCCGGTGACAACGGCCAGTTGCGCGTCAATACCGAAGGCCCGCAGGACGTGTCCTTCGATGGCATGCTCGGGCGTCAGCAGCAACTGGTCGACATCGTGGCGAAAGACCCGAACATCGCCGGGTACATGTCCACGGTCGGCGCCGGTGGCGCGCGCAGCACGGTCAACAATGGCTCGATCCTGATGCTGTTGAAGCCGGCAAGCGAGCGCAAGCTCGACCCGGAAGGCATTATCCGCGAGTTGAGGCCGAAGCTGGCCACCGTGCCGGGCATCCGCAGCTATATCCAGAACCAGCCGGCGATCCAGATTGGCGGGCGCCAGTCCAAGGCGCAGTATCAATACACGCTGCAGTCGGTGAATCTCGATCAGCTGTATGAGTGGAGCGGCAAGGTCACCCGGGCGTTTGCCGCGCTGCCTGGCTTCGAGGATGTCACCAACGACCTTGACCTCAACAGCCCGTCAATCGTGGTCAAGGTCGACCGCGCGAAACTGGCGCCGCTGGGGTTGACCATGGCGCAGGTGCAGACCGCGCTGGGTATTGGCTTCGGCGAGAACCAGATTTCCACCATCTACGGTTCCGCCACGCAGTACTGGGTGATTTTTCAGGTTGAGCGCAAGCTGCAGGATGATCCGTCCGTACTGTCACAGTTGTATGTCACCTCGAACAACGGCGGGCTCGTGCCGCTCAGTGCCGTGGCCAGTTTTGAACGTGAAGCGCAGGCGCTGACGGTCAATCATCAAGGCCAGTTGCCGGCGGTGACGGTGTCGTTCAACCTCGCCTCCGGCGTGTCGCTGAGCGACGCGGTCGCCAGCATCAGTGGCGCGATGAATTCGATGGGCCTGCCGGCAACCATCAGCGGCAGCGTGCAGGGCACCGCACAGGCGTTCCAGCAATCGCTGCAGGGTATGGGCATGCTGTTGCTGCTGGCCGTGTTCGTGATCTATCTGGTGCTGGGCATTCTGTACGAAAGTTTCATCCATCCGCTGACGATCCTGTCCGGCTTGCCTGCGGCAGCGGTTGGCGCGCTGCTGACCCTGGTGATCTTCCATGCCTCGCTGGATCTGTTTGCCTTCGTCGGCATCGTGATGCTGATCGGCATCGTCAAAAAGAACGCGATCATGCTGATCGACTTCGCGCTGGAGCGTCAGCGCGTGGAAGGCATGCCGCCAGCGCAGGCTATCTTTGAAGCCTGTCGCGTGCGCTTCCGCCCGATCATGATGACCAGCATGGCGGCGATGGCGGGCACCTTGCCGATCGCGCTGGGCATCGGCGCCGGTGCTGAAGTGCGTCGCTCGCTGGGTTTGGCGGTAGTCGGCGGGCTGATCTTCTCGCAGATCCTCACGCTGTATCTGACCCCGGTGATCTACCTCGGTATGGATCAACTGCAGCAGCGCTTCGCGCGCAAGCCTCGTGTCGATGCGGCTGGGTTGTCCGGCGGCGAACACTGA
- a CDS encoding PAS domain-containing methyl-accepting chemotaxis protein produces the protein MSRSIRLHRVDQGQQASFAKGSPAPPFKQETNWDEHMTFSDGLDRLRKFVGPAWARCLRGFVWLGNRKWVQRIGQLKWVQRFAELGVVKQIKARLNPQKDAPTIHDFTSEMQALNKVQAIIEFELDGTIVDANENFLKLMGYSHDEVVGKHHGMFVADAARKSEKYKAFWKQLGEGVAQSGIYKRLGKDKREVWIQGSYSPLLDARGRPCKVIQHAADVTEQRLKMADMEGRLAAIDRAQAVITFDLDGNILDANENFLATVGYTRNELVGRHHRMLVSPQERDSEAYRQFWAHLHDGEYHAGLFRRIRKDGKEAWIQASYNPIFDMSGRPFKVVKYATDVTRQTQASHQLQQSLGSLAQTVPAIAGKAKDANHVAGEAASSADRGGSLVKDLVSTIDEVNKRAQDMVEIITLIDSIGFQTNILALNAAVEAARAGEQGRGFAVVAQEVRALAQRSAQSSRDIRELVHATINTLADGSKRAHQTGEAMLAIIGSTTQATERIREIAAEADAQSHSIRQVEHAIAQLQATGTKA, from the coding sequence ATGAGTCGATCCATCCGGCTGCACCGTGTCGATCAGGGGCAGCAGGCCTCTTTCGCGAAGGGCAGCCCAGCGCCACCCTTCAAGCAGGAAACCAACTGGGATGAGCACATGACCTTTTCCGATGGACTTGACCGACTCAGGAAGTTCGTGGGTCCGGCGTGGGCCAGGTGCCTCCGGGGCTTTGTGTGGCTGGGCAACCGCAAATGGGTACAGCGGATTGGCCAGCTCAAGTGGGTGCAACGATTTGCCGAACTGGGCGTAGTCAAGCAGATCAAGGCCCGGCTCAATCCGCAGAAAGATGCCCCGACGATCCATGATTTCACCAGTGAAATGCAGGCACTGAACAAGGTGCAGGCGATCATCGAATTCGAGCTCGACGGCACCATCGTCGATGCCAACGAAAACTTTCTCAAGCTCATGGGTTATAGCCACGACGAAGTCGTCGGCAAGCACCACGGCATGTTTGTCGCAGATGCGGCGCGCAAGAGCGAAAAGTACAAGGCGTTCTGGAAGCAGCTTGGCGAAGGTGTTGCGCAAAGCGGCATCTACAAACGCCTCGGCAAAGACAAGCGCGAAGTATGGATACAAGGCAGCTACAGCCCGCTGCTCGACGCACGCGGTCGCCCGTGCAAAGTGATCCAGCATGCCGCTGACGTGACCGAACAGCGCCTGAAAATGGCCGACATGGAAGGCCGACTGGCCGCCATCGATCGGGCGCAGGCAGTCATCACTTTTGATCTTGACGGCAACATTCTTGACGCCAACGAAAACTTTCTTGCGACGGTTGGCTATACACGCAACGAGTTGGTCGGCCGCCATCACCGCATGCTGGTGTCACCGCAGGAACGCGACAGCGAAGCGTACCGCCAGTTCTGGGCGCATCTGCACGACGGCGAATATCACGCCGGCCTGTTCCGGCGGATTCGCAAGGACGGCAAGGAAGCGTGGATTCAGGCGTCCTACAACCCGATCTTCGACATGTCCGGGCGGCCGTTCAAGGTGGTCAAGTACGCCACTGACGTGACCCGCCAAACGCAGGCCTCCCATCAGCTGCAGCAATCGCTGGGCTCGCTGGCGCAGACCGTGCCGGCCATCGCCGGAAAAGCGAAAGACGCCAACCACGTGGCCGGCGAAGCCGCCAGCAGCGCAGACCGTGGCGGCAGCCTGGTAAAAGACTTGGTCAGCACCATCGATGAAGTCAACAAGCGCGCGCAAGACATGGTCGAGATCATCACCCTGATCGACTCCATTGGCTTCCAGACCAATATCCTGGCCTTGAATGCCGCCGTAGAGGCCGCGCGTGCAGGCGAGCAAGGCCGCGGTTTCGCGGTGGTCGCGCAGGAAGTGCGCGCACTGGCCCAGCGCAGTGCACAATCCTCACGCGATATCCGCGAACTGGTACACGCCACCATCAACACCCTGGCAGACGGCAGCAAACGCGCGCATCAAACCGGCGAGGCGATGCTCGCCATCATTGGCTCAACCACACAAGCCACCGAGCGCATCCGCGAAATTGCCGCCGAAGCCGATGCACAGAGTCACAGCATTCGCCAGGTGGAACATGCCATCGCCCAACTGCAGGCCACCGGGACCAAGGCCTGA
- a CDS encoding M20/M25/M40 family metallo-hydrolase, whose product MRRLRLTLLAAGLLASGIACAANTTIPAAAVKTAEQLRDKALHDDTAYAITASLTTEVGPRMAGSDADQRARDWAVAKFKALGYDKVYTEAVTFPLWVRRSEHGAIVAPFPQSLVLTALGYSAATPKGGLTAEVVKFDTLAALKAADPASIKGKIVYVGYRMERAKDGHGYGMGSAVRTAGAVIAQAKGAAAYLLRSAGTDAHQRIAHTGVTGFQDPAKAIPAAALSNPDADQLERVLAYGKPVTLKLDLDCGVVGEYTGANVIGEITGRKHPDQVVAIGGHLDSWDPGTGAIDDGAGVAIAMAAGKLIHDLPQRPDRTIRVIAFANEEMGLWGGRAYAEKHAADVMKFQLGTESDFGAGKIWRMSASVKPEARDAIGQIAKVLEPVGVAYDAARQGGGGSDLSQMHGKGMAALSLTQDGTKYFDWHHTANDTLDKIDPAELAQNVAVYAAFSYMAAQANGDFGSAPGAFANDEGE is encoded by the coding sequence ATGCGTCGTCTTCGACTCACCCTGCTGGCCGCCGGCCTGCTCGCCAGCGGCATCGCCTGCGCTGCCAACACCACGATTCCCGCTGCCGCCGTCAAAACCGCGGAACAGCTGCGCGACAAGGCGCTGCATGACGACACCGCTTATGCGATCACCGCATCGCTGACCACCGAGGTCGGCCCACGCATGGCCGGCAGTGACGCCGACCAGCGCGCCCGCGACTGGGCCGTGGCGAAGTTCAAGGCACTGGGTTACGACAAGGTCTACACCGAGGCGGTGACCTTTCCCCTATGGGTACGCCGTAGCGAACACGGTGCCATCGTCGCGCCGTTTCCGCAGTCGCTGGTGCTGACCGCGTTGGGGTATTCGGCCGCTACACCGAAGGGTGGATTGACGGCCGAGGTAGTGAAGTTCGATACGCTGGCCGCGCTGAAGGCTGCTGACCCGGCCAGCATCAAGGGCAAGATCGTCTACGTCGGCTACCGCATGGAGCGTGCAAAGGACGGTCACGGTTACGGCATGGGCTCGGCGGTGCGAACCGCTGGCGCGGTGATCGCGCAAGCCAAGGGCGCGGCGGCTTACCTGCTGCGTTCCGCCGGCACCGACGCCCACCAGCGCATCGCGCATACCGGCGTCACCGGCTTCCAGGACCCGGCCAAGGCGATTCCCGCCGCCGCACTGTCCAATCCCGATGCCGATCAACTCGAACGCGTGCTGGCCTATGGCAAACCGGTAACGCTGAAGCTTGATCTGGATTGCGGCGTGGTCGGCGAATACACCGGCGCCAACGTGATCGGCGAGATCACTGGCCGCAAGCACCCCGATCAGGTGGTGGCGATCGGCGGTCACCTGGATTCATGGGACCCGGGCACCGGTGCGATCGATGACGGCGCCGGCGTGGCGATTGCCATGGCTGCCGGCAAACTGATCCACGACCTGCCACAACGGCCGGATCGCACGATCCGCGTGATCGCATTTGCCAATGAAGAAATGGGTTTGTGGGGTGGTCGCGCGTATGCCGAAAAACACGCGGCGGACGTGATGAAATTCCAGCTCGGTACTGAATCCGATTTCGGCGCCGGCAAGATCTGGCGCATGAGTGCCAGCGTGAAGCCCGAGGCGCGCGACGCGATTGGCCAGATTGCCAAGGTGCTGGAGCCGGTCGGCGTAGCCTATGACGCTGCTCGCCAGGGTGGCGGTGGCTCGGACTTGTCGCAGATGCACGGCAAGGGCATGGCGGCGCTGTCGTTGACCCAGGACGGTACCAAGTACTTCGACTGGCACCACACCGCCAACGACACGCTGGACAAGATCGACCCGGCCGAACTGGCGCAGAACGTGGCGGTTTACGCCGCATTCTCGTACATGGCCGCACAAGCCAACGGCGACTTCGGCTCCGCACCGGGTGCGTTTGCGAACGACGAAGGCGAGTAA
- the mscL gene encoding large-conductance mechanosensitive channel protein MscL — MSMMGEFKAFAMRGNVIDLAVGVVIGGAFGKIVSSLVDQIVMPPIGMLTGGVDFSKLKLVLKAADDSDPAHKIAEVAIQYGAFINTLIQFIIIAFAIFMVVKAINKLSNKQEAAPAAPPADVVLLTEIRDLLKDRQA; from the coding sequence ATGAGCATGATGGGTGAATTCAAGGCATTCGCAATGCGTGGCAACGTCATCGACCTGGCGGTCGGTGTCGTCATCGGCGGCGCCTTCGGCAAGATCGTCAGCTCCCTGGTCGATCAGATCGTCATGCCGCCGATCGGCATGCTCACCGGCGGTGTCGACTTCAGCAAACTGAAGCTGGTATTGAAGGCAGCAGACGACAGCGACCCCGCGCACAAGATTGCCGAAGTGGCGATCCAGTACGGCGCCTTCATCAACACCTTGATCCAGTTCATCATCATCGCGTTCGCGATCTTCATGGTGGTCAAGGCGATCAACAAGCTCAGCAACAAGCAGGAAGCTGCACCAGCCGCGCCGCCAGCCGACGTGGTGCTGCTGACCGAGATCCGCGACCTGCTGAAAGATCGGCAGGCGTAA
- a CDS encoding fumarylacetoacetate hydrolase family protein: MNYIIDPPAQPSLPVTGSAQRFPIRRVFCIGRNYADHAREMGASVDAAAPMFFCKPADAVVADGADVAYPSITTDLHHEVEMVVALAAGGSNIAPEAANALIFGYGVGLDLTRRDLQAQAKAKGHPWDVAKGFDHSAPVSALRVAGEVTLDDDSVLRLSVNGELRQQTRLGEMVHGVPQIIAALSTLFELKAGDLIFTGTPAGVAALQRGDHFHAELVGVAELDANII; this comes from the coding sequence ATGAACTACATCATCGACCCGCCCGCCCAACCCAGCCTGCCCGTGACCGGTTCCGCGCAGCGCTTTCCGATTCGCCGCGTGTTCTGCATCGGTCGCAATTACGCCGACCATGCACGTGAAATGGGTGCCAGCGTGGATGCCGCTGCCCCGATGTTTTTCTGCAAACCTGCCGACGCCGTGGTTGCCGATGGTGCGGATGTGGCTTATCCGTCAATAACCACGGACTTGCATCACGAGGTTGAGATGGTGGTGGCGCTGGCCGCTGGCGGCAGCAACATCGCACCGGAGGCGGCCAACGCGCTCATCTTCGGCTACGGCGTGGGCCTGGACCTGACCCGCCGCGACCTGCAGGCGCAAGCCAAGGCCAAAGGCCATCCATGGGATGTGGCCAAGGGGTTCGACCACTCTGCACCCGTTTCCGCGCTACGCGTCGCTGGAGAAGTCACGCTCGATGACGACAGTGTGCTGCGACTGAGCGTGAATGGAGAGCTGCGTCAGCAGACCCGGCTGGGCGAGATGGTGCACGGCGTGCCACAAATCATCGCCGCGCTGTCCACCCTGTTCGAACTGAAAGCCGGCGACCTGATCTTCACCGGCACACCTGCCGGCGTTGCTGCGTTGCAGCGCGGCGATCACTTTCACGCCGAGTTGGTCGGCGTGGCTGAGCTGGATGCCAACATCATCTGA
- a CDS encoding efflux RND transporter periplasmic adaptor subunit, translated as MAGQGARVDNAELLKELRIDRHQREDAPGSSGRGPWIAGIVVVLLLLIGAAGWWLLGHRAIPVQTATAVAPSAGGEAGAVLQATGYVTARRLATVSAQITGTLTAVLIEEGDHVEKGQILARLDDSGFKAQLEAVKAQADSAHAQVAQVQVQLTQSMHDAARLESLVGRGLVSKQSAEQARSQVAALRAQLNAQQQQARAADAQAAVAQVNFDYCVVRAPFSGVVTTKDAQVGEIISPLSAGGGFTRTGVGTIVDMDSLEVDVDVNEAYIGRVKPGMPAEAVLDAYPDWKIAAHVVAIVPTADRGKATVKVRVALENKDARVVPDMGARVSFLEEKPKPSVSVPQGVLVPATAIVQRDGRSVVFVLDGKQVRQRTVMPATQAYGELRLLPSAIKAGDSVVVSPPETLKDGSDVQIGKP; from the coding sequence ATGGCCGGGCAGGGAGCTCGTGTGGATAACGCGGAATTGTTGAAGGAACTGCGCATCGACCGCCATCAGCGTGAAGATGCTCCAGGCTCATCGGGGCGCGGGCCGTGGATTGCGGGCATCGTCGTGGTGCTGTTGCTGTTGATCGGGGCCGCCGGCTGGTGGCTGCTGGGTCATCGCGCCATACCTGTGCAAACCGCCACCGCGGTGGCGCCGAGTGCTGGCGGCGAAGCCGGTGCGGTGTTGCAGGCCACCGGCTATGTCACTGCGCGGCGGCTGGCCACGGTGTCGGCACAGATCACCGGCACGCTGACGGCGGTGCTGATCGAGGAAGGTGATCACGTCGAAAAGGGTCAGATCCTCGCACGTCTGGACGACAGTGGTTTCAAGGCCCAGCTCGAAGCCGTGAAGGCGCAGGCGGACTCGGCGCACGCACAGGTGGCACAAGTGCAGGTGCAGCTGACCCAGAGCATGCACGATGCGGCGCGACTGGAATCGCTGGTCGGTCGTGGTCTGGTTTCGAAACAGAGTGCCGAACAGGCACGCAGCCAGGTCGCTGCACTGCGTGCGCAACTCAATGCCCAGCAGCAGCAGGCGCGGGCGGCGGATGCACAGGCTGCCGTGGCACAGGTGAATTTCGACTACTGCGTGGTGCGTGCGCCGTTCAGTGGTGTGGTTACCACCAAGGATGCGCAAGTTGGCGAGATCATCTCGCCGCTGTCGGCCGGTGGCGGTTTCACCCGCACCGGCGTGGGCACCATCGTCGACATGGATTCGCTGGAAGTCGATGTCGACGTCAACGAGGCGTACATCGGCCGGGTCAAGCCAGGCATGCCGGCCGAGGCCGTACTGGATGCCTACCCGGACTGGAAGATCGCCGCTCATGTGGTCGCCATCGTGCCCACCGCCGATCGCGGCAAGGCCACCGTGAAGGTGCGCGTGGCGCTGGAAAACAAGGACGCCCGCGTGGTGCCGGACATGGGCGCGCGGGTGTCGTTCCTGGAAGAGAAGCCGAAGCCCAGCGTCAGCGTGCCGCAAGGTGTGCTGGTGCCAGCTACGGCCATCGTGCAGCGTGATGGCCGCAGCGTGGTCTTCGTGCTCGATGGCAAACAGGTGCGCCAGCGTACCGTGATGCCGGCTACGCAAGCCTACGGTGAGCTGCGCTTGTTGCCGTCGGCCATCAAAGCCGGTGACAGCGTGGTGGTGTCGCCACCCGAAACATTGAAGGACGGCTCGGACGTCCAGATCGGAAAGCCCTGA
- a CDS encoding ABC transporter ATP-binding protein: protein MTTLIDIKDLAKSYVRGKQKVEVLHHVNLAIAEGEFLALMGPSGSGKTTLLNLIGGLDTPSAGSISVGGQRIDQLGSGALAKWRASNVGFIFQFYNLMPMLSAQRNVELPLLLTKLSAAQRKKNAAIALQLVGLSDRASHKPSELSGGQQQRVAIARAIVSDPALLVCDEPTGDLDRQSAEDVLGLLQQLNRDHGKTIVMVTHDPKAAEYASHTLHLDKGTLVEQTLA from the coding sequence ATGACCACGTTGATCGACATCAAGGATCTTGCCAAGAGTTATGTTCGCGGCAAGCAGAAGGTCGAAGTGTTGCACCACGTCAACCTCGCCATCGCCGAGGGTGAATTTCTTGCGCTGATGGGGCCGTCCGGTTCGGGCAAGACCACCCTGCTGAATCTGATCGGTGGGCTCGACACACCCAGCGCCGGCAGCATCAGCGTCGGCGGTCAGCGTATCGATCAGTTGGGTAGCGGCGCACTGGCAAAGTGGCGCGCGTCGAATGTCGGTTTCATTTTCCAGTTCTACAACCTGATGCCGATGCTGTCGGCGCAACGCAACGTCGAGTTGCCGCTGCTGCTGACCAAACTGTCAGCCGCGCAGCGCAAGAAGAATGCCGCGATCGCGTTGCAGCTGGTGGGTTTGTCCGATCGTGCCAGTCACAAGCCAAGTGAACTGTCCGGCGGCCAGCAGCAGCGCGTGGCGATTGCCCGCGCGATCGTCTCCGATCCCGCCTTGCTGGTTTGCGATGAACCTACCGGTGACCTTGACCGCCAGTCGGCAGAAGATGTGCTGGGATTGCTGCAACAGTTGAACCGTGACCATGGCAAGACCATCGTGATGGTTACCCACGATCCGAAGGCCGCCGAGTACGCCAGCCATACCTTGCATCTGGACAAGGGCACGCTGGTCGAACAGACCCTGGCATGA